A single region of the Anguilla anguilla isolate fAngAng1 chromosome 17, fAngAng1.pri, whole genome shotgun sequence genome encodes:
- the LOC118216394 gene encoding band 3 anion exchange protein-like isoform X2 has translation MDTDLSFGGDNDMSYEENDPPILSSPFNMDWSRLTKGLSLPWPIFPKIWTSPSRSGSYDLDQRRQEEGDFRPQSFTFRPDPDAPLNLNTNANSRGDCLAYVELNEYMRDQNQEGYWQETGRWVGYEESYDPEGGAWGPSHISYLTFKSLLQLRRAMTSGVVLLDLAERSLAGVAERVVEELVSKKEIRQGDREALLRSLLQKRSQSDQEEATEQSSGIEMQTFSVTKKRDAAGSLEASLVLSGALDFLQKPVVAFVRLSEAVVMETALEAPVAVRFVFAMVGPSQDSMDYHESGRSMGALMTDRVFNTAAFLADSDRELTEAVADFMDCSIVVPPTEIQNEAMLQSMISFQKKLLRDRLRPTDTRLFFDEKAKGAEEPREDPLARTGRPFGGMVKDIKRRYPHYLSDFVDGLNIQVLSAVIFIYFAALSPAITFGGLLADKTDGMMGVSELMISTCIQGIVFCFLAAQPVLVIGFSGPLLVFEDAFFLFCKSRDIEYIVGRVWVGVWLVVIVFVVVAAEGSFLVRFISRFTQEIFSILISLIFIYETFAKLFRIFQKHPLILNYEHLNDTWDDPFHPIIVRHVSNDSHGNTTTHHYFRERSYPNTALLSMCLMFGCFFIAFFLRHFKNSRFLPGPIRRMIGDFGVPIAIFIMVFIDIIIEDAYTQKLVVPKGLKVSNETARGWLINPLGEKKDFPIWMMFACFVPALLVFILIFLESQITTLIVSKPERKMVKGSGFHLDLLILVSMGGIGSIFGVPWLSAATVRSVTHANALTVMSKGPKPEIQKVLEQRVSGILVAALVGISILMEPVLKMIPMTALFGIFLYMGITSLNGIQLWDRILLLFTPKKYYPADAYATMVKPLRMHLFTVIQVICLGVLWAVKSSPASLALPFIIILTIPLRILMTGRLFTAMEMKCLDAEDAAVDLEEEIGVDVYMESPLP, from the exons ATGGACACAGATTTGTCATTTGGAGGG gacaATGACATGTCCTACGAAGAAAATGACCCGCCAATTCTTTCCTCACCCTTCAATAT GGATTGGAGTCGCCTCACTAAGGGATTGTCCTTGCCGTGGCCCATTTTCCCTAAGATCTG gaCCTCGCCCAGCCGCAGCGGGAGTTATGACCTGGACCAGCGGCGGCAGGAGGAGGGAGACTTCCGTCCCCAGAGCTTCACCTTCCGCCCGGACCCGGATG cgCCTCTGAACCTCAACACCAATGCCAACTCCAGGGGAGACTGCCTG GCTTATGTGGAGCTGAATGAATACATGAGGGACCAGAACCAGGAGGGGTACTGGCAGGAGACGGGCCGATGGGTGGGGTACGAAGAGAGCTACGACCCCGAGGGGGGCGCCTGGGGCCCCTCCCACATCTCCTACCTCACCTTCAAGAGCCTCCTCCAGCTGCGCCGAGCCATGACCTCAG GTGTGGTGCTGCTGGACCTGGCCGAGCGCAGCCTGGCGGGCGTGGCTGAGAGGGTGGTGGAGGAGCTGGTGTCCAAGAAGGAGATCCGGCAGGGCGACCGTGAGGCCCTGCTGAGGTCTCTGCTGCAGAAGCGCAG tcAGTCTGACCAGGAAGAGGCCACCGAGCAGTCATCCGGTATAGAAATGCAAACCTTCTCTGTCACCAAGAAG AGAGATGCGGCAGGCAGTCTGGAGGCCTCATTGGTCCTCTCAG GGGCTCTGGACTTCCTGCAGAAGCCCGTGGTGGCCTTCGTGCGCCTGAGCGAGGCCGTCGTCATGGAGACGGCCCTGGAGGCCCCGGTGGCGGTCCGCTTCGTCTTCGCGATGGTGGGGCCGAGCCAGGACAGCATGGACTACCACGAGTCGGGCCGGTCCATGGGGGCGCTGATGACcgacagg GTGTTCAACACGGCAGCGTTCCTGGCGGACAGCGATAGGGAGCTGACGGAGGCCGTGGCGGACTTCATGGACTGCAGCATCGTGGTCCCGCCCACGGAGATCCAGAACGAGGCCATGCTCCAGTCAATGATCAGCTTCCAGAAGAAGCTGCTCAGAGACCGCCTGCGCCCGACCGACACCCGCCTCTTTTTCGACGAAAAGGCCAAAg GCGCGGAGGAGCCCAGGGAGGACCCCCTGGCCCGGACGGGGCGGCCGTTCGGCGGGATGGTCAAAGACATCAAGAGGCGCTACCCGCACTACCTCAGCGACTTCGTCGACGGCCTCAACATCCAGGTCCTGTCCGCCGTCATCTTCATTTACTTCGCCGCCCTGTCGCCGGCCATCACTTTCGGAGGACTCCTGG ctGATAAGACGGACGGAATGATGGGCGTCTCCGAGCTGATGATCTCCACCTGCATCCAGGGAATCGTCTTCTGCTTCCTCGCCGCACAGCCGGTCCTGGTCATCGGCTTCTCCGGGCCCCTGCTGGTCTTTGAGGACGCCTTCTTCCTA TTCTGCAAGTCCCGGGACATTGAGTACATCGTGGGccgggtgtgggtgggggtctGGCTGGTGGTCATCGTGTTTGTGGTGGTGGCCGCAGAGGGGAGTTTCCTGGTCAGGTTCATCTCCCGCTTCACGCAAGAGATCTTCTCCATCCTCATCTCCCTCATCTTCATCTACGAGACCTTTGCCAAGCTCTTCAGG ATCTTCCAAAAACATCCCCTGATCCTGAACTATGAGCATCTGAACGATACCTGGGATGACCCCTTCCACCCCATCATAGTAAGGCACGTCAGTAATGACAGTCATGGCAACACGACTACCCACCACTACTTTCGAGAGAGGTCTTACCCCAACACTGCCCTGCTCTCCATGTGCCTCATGTTCGGCTGTTTCTTCATCGCCTTCTTCCTCCGCCATTTCAAGAACAGCCGTTTCCTGCCCGGTCCG ATACGTCGAATGATTGGAGATTTCGGGGTCCCCATCGCCATTTTCATCATGGTCTTCATAGATATCATCATTGAGGACGCCTACACACAG AAACTGGTCGTGCCCAAAGGCCTAAAGGTATCCAACGAAACAGCTAGGGGCTGGCTGATCAACCCCCTGGGAGAGAAGAAAGACTTCCCCATCTGGATGATGTTCGCCTGCTTCGTCCCAGCCCTGTTGGtcttcatcctcatcttcctcgAGTCGCAGATCACCAC GCTGATCGTGAGCAAGCCGGAGAGAAAGATGGTGAAGGGGTCGGGGTTTCACCTCGACCTGCTGATCCTGGTGAGCATGGGGGGCATCGGCTCCATTTTCGGGGTGCCCTGGCTGAGCGCCGCCACGGTGCGCTCTGTCACGCACGCCAACGCCCTGACCGTCATGAGCAAGGGGCCCAAGCCCGAGATCCAGAAGGTGCTGGAGCAGAGGGTCAGCGGGATCCTGGTGGCAGCGCTGGTTG GCATTTCCATCCTGATGGAGCCCGTCCTGAAGATGATTCCGATGACGGCTCTCTTTGGGATCTTCCTGTACATGGGCATCACCTCTCTCAACGGGATCCAGCTGTGGGACCGCATCCTCCTCCTGTTCACCCCCAAGAAGTACTACCCTGCGGACGCGTACGCCACCATG GTGAAGCCCCTGCGAATGCACCTGTTCACTGTGATCCAGGTTATATGCCTGGGGGTCCTGTGGGCTGTGAAGTCCAGCCCCGCATCCCTGGCCCTGcccttcatcatcatcctcaccatCCCACTCCGCATCCTCATGACCGGTCGCCTCTTCACAGCCATGGAAATGAAATGC TTGGATGCTGAAGATGCCGCGGTGGACCTGGAGGAAGAGATAGGCGTGGACGTGTACATGGAATCTCCACTACCTTAG
- the LOC118216394 gene encoding band 3 anion exchange protein-like isoform X1, translating to MDTDLSFGGDNDMSYEENDPPILSSPFNMDWSRLTKGLSLPWPIFPKIWTSPSRSGSYDLDQRRQEEGDFRPQSFTFRPDPDGERWAPLNLNTNANSRGDCLAYVELNEYMRDQNQEGYWQETGRWVGYEESYDPEGGAWGPSHISYLTFKSLLQLRRAMTSGVVLLDLAERSLAGVAERVVEELVSKKEIRQGDREALLRSLLQKRSQSDQEEATEQSSGIEMQTFSVTKKRDAAGSLEASLVLSGALDFLQKPVVAFVRLSEAVVMETALEAPVAVRFVFAMVGPSQDSMDYHESGRSMGALMTDRVFNTAAFLADSDRELTEAVADFMDCSIVVPPTEIQNEAMLQSMISFQKKLLRDRLRPTDTRLFFDEKAKGAEEPREDPLARTGRPFGGMVKDIKRRYPHYLSDFVDGLNIQVLSAVIFIYFAALSPAITFGGLLADKTDGMMGVSELMISTCIQGIVFCFLAAQPVLVIGFSGPLLVFEDAFFLFCKSRDIEYIVGRVWVGVWLVVIVFVVVAAEGSFLVRFISRFTQEIFSILISLIFIYETFAKLFRIFQKHPLILNYEHLNDTWDDPFHPIIVRHVSNDSHGNTTTHHYFRERSYPNTALLSMCLMFGCFFIAFFLRHFKNSRFLPGPIRRMIGDFGVPIAIFIMVFIDIIIEDAYTQKLVVPKGLKVSNETARGWLINPLGEKKDFPIWMMFACFVPALLVFILIFLESQITTLIVSKPERKMVKGSGFHLDLLILVSMGGIGSIFGVPWLSAATVRSVTHANALTVMSKGPKPEIQKVLEQRVSGILVAALVGISILMEPVLKMIPMTALFGIFLYMGITSLNGIQLWDRILLLFTPKKYYPADAYATMVKPLRMHLFTVIQVICLGVLWAVKSSPASLALPFIIILTIPLRILMTGRLFTAMEMKCLDAEDAAVDLEEEIGVDVYMESPLP from the exons ATGGACACAGATTTGTCATTTGGAGGG gacaATGACATGTCCTACGAAGAAAATGACCCGCCAATTCTTTCCTCACCCTTCAATAT GGATTGGAGTCGCCTCACTAAGGGATTGTCCTTGCCGTGGCCCATTTTCCCTAAGATCTG gaCCTCGCCCAGCCGCAGCGGGAGTTATGACCTGGACCAGCGGCGGCAGGAGGAGGGAGACTTCCGTCCCCAGAGCTTCACCTTCCGCCCGGACCCGGATGGTGAGCGGTGGG cgCCTCTGAACCTCAACACCAATGCCAACTCCAGGGGAGACTGCCTG GCTTATGTGGAGCTGAATGAATACATGAGGGACCAGAACCAGGAGGGGTACTGGCAGGAGACGGGCCGATGGGTGGGGTACGAAGAGAGCTACGACCCCGAGGGGGGCGCCTGGGGCCCCTCCCACATCTCCTACCTCACCTTCAAGAGCCTCCTCCAGCTGCGCCGAGCCATGACCTCAG GTGTGGTGCTGCTGGACCTGGCCGAGCGCAGCCTGGCGGGCGTGGCTGAGAGGGTGGTGGAGGAGCTGGTGTCCAAGAAGGAGATCCGGCAGGGCGACCGTGAGGCCCTGCTGAGGTCTCTGCTGCAGAAGCGCAG tcAGTCTGACCAGGAAGAGGCCACCGAGCAGTCATCCGGTATAGAAATGCAAACCTTCTCTGTCACCAAGAAG AGAGATGCGGCAGGCAGTCTGGAGGCCTCATTGGTCCTCTCAG GGGCTCTGGACTTCCTGCAGAAGCCCGTGGTGGCCTTCGTGCGCCTGAGCGAGGCCGTCGTCATGGAGACGGCCCTGGAGGCCCCGGTGGCGGTCCGCTTCGTCTTCGCGATGGTGGGGCCGAGCCAGGACAGCATGGACTACCACGAGTCGGGCCGGTCCATGGGGGCGCTGATGACcgacagg GTGTTCAACACGGCAGCGTTCCTGGCGGACAGCGATAGGGAGCTGACGGAGGCCGTGGCGGACTTCATGGACTGCAGCATCGTGGTCCCGCCCACGGAGATCCAGAACGAGGCCATGCTCCAGTCAATGATCAGCTTCCAGAAGAAGCTGCTCAGAGACCGCCTGCGCCCGACCGACACCCGCCTCTTTTTCGACGAAAAGGCCAAAg GCGCGGAGGAGCCCAGGGAGGACCCCCTGGCCCGGACGGGGCGGCCGTTCGGCGGGATGGTCAAAGACATCAAGAGGCGCTACCCGCACTACCTCAGCGACTTCGTCGACGGCCTCAACATCCAGGTCCTGTCCGCCGTCATCTTCATTTACTTCGCCGCCCTGTCGCCGGCCATCACTTTCGGAGGACTCCTGG ctGATAAGACGGACGGAATGATGGGCGTCTCCGAGCTGATGATCTCCACCTGCATCCAGGGAATCGTCTTCTGCTTCCTCGCCGCACAGCCGGTCCTGGTCATCGGCTTCTCCGGGCCCCTGCTGGTCTTTGAGGACGCCTTCTTCCTA TTCTGCAAGTCCCGGGACATTGAGTACATCGTGGGccgggtgtgggtgggggtctGGCTGGTGGTCATCGTGTTTGTGGTGGTGGCCGCAGAGGGGAGTTTCCTGGTCAGGTTCATCTCCCGCTTCACGCAAGAGATCTTCTCCATCCTCATCTCCCTCATCTTCATCTACGAGACCTTTGCCAAGCTCTTCAGG ATCTTCCAAAAACATCCCCTGATCCTGAACTATGAGCATCTGAACGATACCTGGGATGACCCCTTCCACCCCATCATAGTAAGGCACGTCAGTAATGACAGTCATGGCAACACGACTACCCACCACTACTTTCGAGAGAGGTCTTACCCCAACACTGCCCTGCTCTCCATGTGCCTCATGTTCGGCTGTTTCTTCATCGCCTTCTTCCTCCGCCATTTCAAGAACAGCCGTTTCCTGCCCGGTCCG ATACGTCGAATGATTGGAGATTTCGGGGTCCCCATCGCCATTTTCATCATGGTCTTCATAGATATCATCATTGAGGACGCCTACACACAG AAACTGGTCGTGCCCAAAGGCCTAAAGGTATCCAACGAAACAGCTAGGGGCTGGCTGATCAACCCCCTGGGAGAGAAGAAAGACTTCCCCATCTGGATGATGTTCGCCTGCTTCGTCCCAGCCCTGTTGGtcttcatcctcatcttcctcgAGTCGCAGATCACCAC GCTGATCGTGAGCAAGCCGGAGAGAAAGATGGTGAAGGGGTCGGGGTTTCACCTCGACCTGCTGATCCTGGTGAGCATGGGGGGCATCGGCTCCATTTTCGGGGTGCCCTGGCTGAGCGCCGCCACGGTGCGCTCTGTCACGCACGCCAACGCCCTGACCGTCATGAGCAAGGGGCCCAAGCCCGAGATCCAGAAGGTGCTGGAGCAGAGGGTCAGCGGGATCCTGGTGGCAGCGCTGGTTG GCATTTCCATCCTGATGGAGCCCGTCCTGAAGATGATTCCGATGACGGCTCTCTTTGGGATCTTCCTGTACATGGGCATCACCTCTCTCAACGGGATCCAGCTGTGGGACCGCATCCTCCTCCTGTTCACCCCCAAGAAGTACTACCCTGCGGACGCGTACGCCACCATG GTGAAGCCCCTGCGAATGCACCTGTTCACTGTGATCCAGGTTATATGCCTGGGGGTCCTGTGGGCTGTGAAGTCCAGCCCCGCATCCCTGGCCCTGcccttcatcatcatcctcaccatCCCACTCCGCATCCTCATGACCGGTCGCCTCTTCACAGCCATGGAAATGAAATGC TTGGATGCTGAAGATGCCGCGGTGGACCTGGAGGAAGAGATAGGCGTGGACGTGTACATGGAATCTCCACTACCTTAG
- the LOC118216394 gene encoding band 3 anion exchange protein-like isoform X4 has product MDTDLSFGGDNDMSYEENDPPILSSPFNMTSPSRSGSYDLDQRRQEEGDFRPQSFTFRPDPDAPLNLNTNANSRGDCLAYVELNEYMRDQNQEGYWQETGRWVGYEESYDPEGGAWGPSHISYLTFKSLLQLRRAMTSGVVLLDLAERSLAGVAERVVEELVSKKEIRQGDREALLRSLLQKRSQSDQEEATEQSSGIEMQTFSVTKKRDAAGSLEASLVLSGALDFLQKPVVAFVRLSEAVVMETALEAPVAVRFVFAMVGPSQDSMDYHESGRSMGALMTDRVFNTAAFLADSDRELTEAVADFMDCSIVVPPTEIQNEAMLQSMISFQKKLLRDRLRPTDTRLFFDEKAKGAEEPREDPLARTGRPFGGMVKDIKRRYPHYLSDFVDGLNIQVLSAVIFIYFAALSPAITFGGLLADKTDGMMGVSELMISTCIQGIVFCFLAAQPVLVIGFSGPLLVFEDAFFLFCKSRDIEYIVGRVWVGVWLVVIVFVVVAAEGSFLVRFISRFTQEIFSILISLIFIYETFAKLFRIFQKHPLILNYEHLNDTWDDPFHPIIVRHVSNDSHGNTTTHHYFRERSYPNTALLSMCLMFGCFFIAFFLRHFKNSRFLPGPIRRMIGDFGVPIAIFIMVFIDIIIEDAYTQKLVVPKGLKVSNETARGWLINPLGEKKDFPIWMMFACFVPALLVFILIFLESQITTLIVSKPERKMVKGSGFHLDLLILVSMGGIGSIFGVPWLSAATVRSVTHANALTVMSKGPKPEIQKVLEQRVSGILVAALVGISILMEPVLKMIPMTALFGIFLYMGITSLNGIQLWDRILLLFTPKKYYPADAYATMVKPLRMHLFTVIQVICLGVLWAVKSSPASLALPFIIILTIPLRILMTGRLFTAMEMKCLDAEDAAVDLEEEIGVDVYMESPLP; this is encoded by the exons ATGGACACAGATTTGTCATTTGGAGGG gacaATGACATGTCCTACGAAGAAAATGACCCGCCAATTCTTTCCTCACCCTTCAATAT gaCCTCGCCCAGCCGCAGCGGGAGTTATGACCTGGACCAGCGGCGGCAGGAGGAGGGAGACTTCCGTCCCCAGAGCTTCACCTTCCGCCCGGACCCGGATG cgCCTCTGAACCTCAACACCAATGCCAACTCCAGGGGAGACTGCCTG GCTTATGTGGAGCTGAATGAATACATGAGGGACCAGAACCAGGAGGGGTACTGGCAGGAGACGGGCCGATGGGTGGGGTACGAAGAGAGCTACGACCCCGAGGGGGGCGCCTGGGGCCCCTCCCACATCTCCTACCTCACCTTCAAGAGCCTCCTCCAGCTGCGCCGAGCCATGACCTCAG GTGTGGTGCTGCTGGACCTGGCCGAGCGCAGCCTGGCGGGCGTGGCTGAGAGGGTGGTGGAGGAGCTGGTGTCCAAGAAGGAGATCCGGCAGGGCGACCGTGAGGCCCTGCTGAGGTCTCTGCTGCAGAAGCGCAG tcAGTCTGACCAGGAAGAGGCCACCGAGCAGTCATCCGGTATAGAAATGCAAACCTTCTCTGTCACCAAGAAG AGAGATGCGGCAGGCAGTCTGGAGGCCTCATTGGTCCTCTCAG GGGCTCTGGACTTCCTGCAGAAGCCCGTGGTGGCCTTCGTGCGCCTGAGCGAGGCCGTCGTCATGGAGACGGCCCTGGAGGCCCCGGTGGCGGTCCGCTTCGTCTTCGCGATGGTGGGGCCGAGCCAGGACAGCATGGACTACCACGAGTCGGGCCGGTCCATGGGGGCGCTGATGACcgacagg GTGTTCAACACGGCAGCGTTCCTGGCGGACAGCGATAGGGAGCTGACGGAGGCCGTGGCGGACTTCATGGACTGCAGCATCGTGGTCCCGCCCACGGAGATCCAGAACGAGGCCATGCTCCAGTCAATGATCAGCTTCCAGAAGAAGCTGCTCAGAGACCGCCTGCGCCCGACCGACACCCGCCTCTTTTTCGACGAAAAGGCCAAAg GCGCGGAGGAGCCCAGGGAGGACCCCCTGGCCCGGACGGGGCGGCCGTTCGGCGGGATGGTCAAAGACATCAAGAGGCGCTACCCGCACTACCTCAGCGACTTCGTCGACGGCCTCAACATCCAGGTCCTGTCCGCCGTCATCTTCATTTACTTCGCCGCCCTGTCGCCGGCCATCACTTTCGGAGGACTCCTGG ctGATAAGACGGACGGAATGATGGGCGTCTCCGAGCTGATGATCTCCACCTGCATCCAGGGAATCGTCTTCTGCTTCCTCGCCGCACAGCCGGTCCTGGTCATCGGCTTCTCCGGGCCCCTGCTGGTCTTTGAGGACGCCTTCTTCCTA TTCTGCAAGTCCCGGGACATTGAGTACATCGTGGGccgggtgtgggtgggggtctGGCTGGTGGTCATCGTGTTTGTGGTGGTGGCCGCAGAGGGGAGTTTCCTGGTCAGGTTCATCTCCCGCTTCACGCAAGAGATCTTCTCCATCCTCATCTCCCTCATCTTCATCTACGAGACCTTTGCCAAGCTCTTCAGG ATCTTCCAAAAACATCCCCTGATCCTGAACTATGAGCATCTGAACGATACCTGGGATGACCCCTTCCACCCCATCATAGTAAGGCACGTCAGTAATGACAGTCATGGCAACACGACTACCCACCACTACTTTCGAGAGAGGTCTTACCCCAACACTGCCCTGCTCTCCATGTGCCTCATGTTCGGCTGTTTCTTCATCGCCTTCTTCCTCCGCCATTTCAAGAACAGCCGTTTCCTGCCCGGTCCG ATACGTCGAATGATTGGAGATTTCGGGGTCCCCATCGCCATTTTCATCATGGTCTTCATAGATATCATCATTGAGGACGCCTACACACAG AAACTGGTCGTGCCCAAAGGCCTAAAGGTATCCAACGAAACAGCTAGGGGCTGGCTGATCAACCCCCTGGGAGAGAAGAAAGACTTCCCCATCTGGATGATGTTCGCCTGCTTCGTCCCAGCCCTGTTGGtcttcatcctcatcttcctcgAGTCGCAGATCACCAC GCTGATCGTGAGCAAGCCGGAGAGAAAGATGGTGAAGGGGTCGGGGTTTCACCTCGACCTGCTGATCCTGGTGAGCATGGGGGGCATCGGCTCCATTTTCGGGGTGCCCTGGCTGAGCGCCGCCACGGTGCGCTCTGTCACGCACGCCAACGCCCTGACCGTCATGAGCAAGGGGCCCAAGCCCGAGATCCAGAAGGTGCTGGAGCAGAGGGTCAGCGGGATCCTGGTGGCAGCGCTGGTTG GCATTTCCATCCTGATGGAGCCCGTCCTGAAGATGATTCCGATGACGGCTCTCTTTGGGATCTTCCTGTACATGGGCATCACCTCTCTCAACGGGATCCAGCTGTGGGACCGCATCCTCCTCCTGTTCACCCCCAAGAAGTACTACCCTGCGGACGCGTACGCCACCATG GTGAAGCCCCTGCGAATGCACCTGTTCACTGTGATCCAGGTTATATGCCTGGGGGTCCTGTGGGCTGTGAAGTCCAGCCCCGCATCCCTGGCCCTGcccttcatcatcatcctcaccatCCCACTCCGCATCCTCATGACCGGTCGCCTCTTCACAGCCATGGAAATGAAATGC TTGGATGCTGAAGATGCCGCGGTGGACCTGGAGGAAGAGATAGGCGTGGACGTGTACATGGAATCTCCACTACCTTAG